Proteins from a genomic interval of Equus quagga isolate Etosha38 chromosome 13, UCLA_HA_Equagga_1.0, whole genome shotgun sequence:
- the LOC124251502 gene encoding zinc finger protein 211-like — protein sequence MLENLTLITSLGCWCGAEDEAPEQSVSVERMSQVRFSKAGLSSQRAPPCEMCSPILKDILHLAENLETRRGQKLYRFGPCGKQLCFNANLHQHQKQDIGGKPFGINVSRALVVNDCKFHVSGKPFTCREVGKGFLALSGHFQVQTTHTEEKSNTTTECGAAFHRRKPLYNSGEYMKALSCKHTLVQRQSVLTRERCYVCSECGKSFSQSYSLIRHWRVHSGERPYKCGECGKSFSKSYTLNNHQRVHTGERPYECGKCGKTFTHSSNLMKHQRVHTAERPYECKECGKSFTYRSILLEHQRVHTGERPYECSECGKSFSQRSHLNNHGRIHTGERPYECCECEKSFSHSSSLIKHQIVHTGERPYECGECGKSFYQNSGLIQHQRVHTGVRPYECDECGKLFSNKSNLNKHWRVHTGERPYECSECGKSFSQSSSLIQHQKVHTR from the exons atgctggagaacttgACACTTATAACCTCCCTTG gttgtTGGTGTGGAGCAGAGGATGAGGCACCTGAACAGAGTGTTTCTGTAGAAAGAATGTCACAGGTCAGGTTTTCCAAGGCAGGTCTGTCTTCCCAGAGGGCGCCCCCATGTGAGATGTGTAGCCCGATCTTGAAAGACATTTTGCACTTGGCTGAGAACCTGGAAACACGTCGTGGACAGAAGCTGTACAGGTTTGGCCCATGTGGGAAGCAATTATGTTTCAATGCAAACCTCCATCAGCACCAGAAGCAGGACATTGGAGGGAAACCCTTCGGAATCAATGTGAGCAGAGCGTTGGTTGTGAATGATTGCAAATTCCACGTGTCTGGGAAGCCCTTTACTTGCAGGGAGGTTGGGAAGGGCTTCCTGGCCTTATCAGGACACTTCCAGGTACAAACCACTCACACTGaagaaaagtcaaataccacGACCGAGTGTGGGGCAGCGTTTCATAGACGAAAACCTCTTTACAACTCTGGAGAATACATGAAAGCTTTGAGCTGCAAACATACACTTGTTCAGCGCCAAAGTGTCCTCACTAGAGAAAGATGTTATgtgtgcagtgaatgtgggaaatcgtTTAGCCAAAGTTACAGCCTTATTAGACACTGGAGAGTTCACTCAGGAGAAAGGCCTTATAAGTGCGGGGAGTGTGGGAAATCCTTTAGTAAAAGCTATACCCTCAATAATCaccagagagttcacactggagaaaggccttatgaatGTGGGAAATGTGGGAAAACCTTTACCCATAGCTCTAACCTCATGAAACACCAGAGAGTTCACACTGCAGAAAGGCCTTATGAATGcaaggaatgtgggaaatcttttaccTACAGGTCTATTCTCTTGGAACaccagagagttcacactggagaaaggccttatgagtgcagcGAGTGTGGGAAATCATTTAGCCAAAGGTCCCACCTCAATAACCATgggagaattcacactggagaaaggccatATGAATGCTGTGAATGTGAGAAATCCTTTAGCCATAGCTCTAGCCTCATTAAACACCAGATAGTTCACACTGGGGAAAGGCCCTATGAGTGTGGAGAATGTGGAAAATCCTTTTACCAAAATTCTGGCCTCATTCAACaccagagagttcacactggagtAAGGCCTTATGAGTGTGATGAATGTGGAAAATTGTTTAGTAACAAGTCCAACCTCAATAAACATtggagagttcacactggagaaaggccttatgagtgtagtgaatgtgggaaatcttttagtCAGAGCTCCAGTCTCATTCAACACCAGAAAGTACACACTAGATAA